The following are encoded in a window of Schistocerca nitens isolate TAMUIC-IGC-003100 chromosome 9, iqSchNite1.1, whole genome shotgun sequence genomic DNA:
- the LOC126203888 gene encoding uncharacterized protein LOC126203888 isoform X2 — MSVLRRTMQVALVLCCAAVVPCVLAKMEEGAGKRVAKQIHTKAAVVDSENDHNAAETGFGGGGVGGHGKYFQYQHNPEHDHYEFGYRRGNEHHFQERYEKALPHAGHFKTKARWGDKHGGYGEHYWDYNHAGHHEDGGDDGGDGGYSEPVPEYKAAPGAHHKVTAKRQSDAAAAPAAPTVSEARVKKSAGEPRLVLDVATGRVVDEASGQQFTLTPVN; from the exons ATGAGCGTTCTCCGGAGGACCATGCAG GTGGCGCTGGTGTTGTGCTGCGCAGCCGTTGTGCCGTGCGTGCTCGCCAAGATGGAGGAGGGAGCCGGCAAGCGGGTGGCCAAGCAGATCCACACCAAAG CCGCAGTGGTGGACTCCGAGAACGACCACAACGCCGCAGAGACCGGCTTcggcgggggcggcgtcggcggACACGGCAAATACTTCCA GTACCAGCATAACCCGGAGCACGACCACTACGAATTCGGTTACCGCCGAGGAAACGAGCACCACTTCCAGGAGCGCTACGAGAAGGCTCTGCCGCACGCCGGACACTTCAAGACCAAA GCTCGCTGGGGAGACAAGCATGGAGGCTACGGAGAGCACTACTGGGACTACAACCACGCTGGACAC CACGAGGATGGCGGTGATGACGGCGGTGAT GGTGGCTACAGCGAGCCCGTCCCCGAGTACAAGGCGGCGCCCGGCGCCCACCACAAGGTGACAGCCAAGAGGCAGTCCGacgccgctgccgcccccgccgcccccaccgtcTCCGAGGCCCGCGTCAAGAAGAGCGCAGGCGAACCTCGCCTGGTGCTGGATGTGGCCACCGGGCGCGTCGTCGACGAGGCGTCTGGCCAGCAGTTCACCCTGACGCCCGTCAACTGA
- the LOC126203888 gene encoding uncharacterized protein LOC126203888 isoform X1, with product MSVLRRTMQVALVLCCAAVVPCVLAKMEEGAGKRVAKQIHTKAAVVDSENDHNAAETGFGGGGVGGHGKYFQDFYMLLYGPLQMEYGHVCEDPERWEQRFERRDFQNHRHQGQARWGDKHGGYGEHYWDYNHAGHHEDGGDDGGDGGYSEPVPEYKAAPGAHHKVTAKRQSDAAAAPAAPTVSEARVKKSAGEPRLVLDVATGRVVDEASGQQFTLTPVN from the exons ATGAGCGTTCTCCGGAGGACCATGCAG GTGGCGCTGGTGTTGTGCTGCGCAGCCGTTGTGCCGTGCGTGCTCGCCAAGATGGAGGAGGGAGCCGGCAAGCGGGTGGCCAAGCAGATCCACACCAAAG CCGCAGTGGTGGACTCCGAGAACGACCACAACGCCGCAGAGACCGGCTTcggcgggggcggcgtcggcggACACGGCAAATACTTCCA GGACTTCTACATGCTGCTGTACGGGCCACTGCAGATGGAGTACGGCCACGTGTGCGAGGACCCCGAACGCTGGGAGCAGCGCTTCGAGCGCAGGGACTTCCAGAACCACAGGCACCAGGGACAG GCTCGCTGGGGAGACAAGCATGGAGGCTACGGAGAGCACTACTGGGACTACAACCACGCTGGACAC CACGAGGATGGCGGTGATGACGGCGGTGAT GGTGGCTACAGCGAGCCCGTCCCCGAGTACAAGGCGGCGCCCGGCGCCCACCACAAGGTGACAGCCAAGAGGCAGTCCGacgccgctgccgcccccgccgcccccaccgtcTCCGAGGCCCGCGTCAAGAAGAGCGCAGGCGAACCTCGCCTGGTGCTGGATGTGGCCACCGGGCGCGTCGTCGACGAGGCGTCTGGCCAGCAGTTCACCCTGACGCCCGTCAACTGA